A genomic region of Ewingella sp. CoE-038-23 contains the following coding sequences:
- a CDS encoding multidrug effflux MFS transporter yields MSAHLTEKRLGYILVLGSLAALGPLCTDLYLPALPQMAHELNTNTATSQLSLTTGLLGLGLGQLIFGPLSDKYGRMRPLLWSLALLFAASVWCAVAPSIEQLIAARLLQGIAGAGGAVLSRAVARDMYNGHELTKFFALLMLVNGLAPIIAPVLGGGLLNFMNWRGIFGALGVISVLLFASSLLKLHETLPAERRSQGGVMAMVRAIGGLLKDRQFMGLCLAQGFTMAGMFAYIGASPFVLQQIYGLSPQMFSLCFAINGVGLVLAAQISTRLSGKFGELALVKAGLTIAALGSISLVIAASLHAPLVTLLVPLFFSVITIGIVGPNASSLAMQTQGKNAGSASALIGVCMFALGSISVPISGLGGTSALSMGFTIMGCFAIAILLFTTLVRKPRTA; encoded by the coding sequence ATGAGCGCTCACCTGACAGAAAAACGCTTGGGCTATATCTTGGTCTTAGGGTCACTTGCCGCACTTGGCCCGCTATGCACTGACTTATATCTCCCGGCCTTGCCGCAAATGGCCCATGAACTCAACACCAACACCGCCACCAGCCAGCTCAGCCTGACCACCGGCCTGCTTGGGCTAGGCCTGGGCCAGCTTATCTTTGGCCCGCTGAGCGATAAATATGGCCGCATGCGCCCGCTGCTCTGGTCGCTGGCCCTGCTGTTTGCCGCGTCCGTTTGGTGCGCCGTGGCGCCTAGCATTGAACAGCTGATCGCCGCGCGTCTGCTTCAGGGCATCGCCGGAGCCGGCGGCGCGGTACTTTCACGCGCGGTGGCCCGCGATATGTATAACGGCCACGAGCTGACCAAGTTCTTTGCACTGCTGATGCTAGTTAACGGGCTGGCGCCGATTATTGCGCCGGTACTCGGCGGCGGGCTGCTGAATTTCATGAACTGGCGCGGGATTTTTGGCGCGCTGGGGGTGATTTCCGTGCTGCTGTTCGCCTCGTCGCTGCTCAAGCTGCATGAAACCCTGCCTGCCGAAAGGCGCTCTCAGGGCGGCGTGATGGCGATGGTGCGCGCCATCGGCGGGCTGCTTAAAGATCGCCAGTTTATGGGGCTGTGTCTGGCGCAGGGCTTCACCATGGCGGGGATGTTTGCCTATATCGGCGCGTCGCCTTTCGTCTTACAGCAGATTTATGGCCTCAGCCCGCAAATGTTTAGCCTGTGCTTTGCGATTAATGGCGTGGGTCTGGTGCTGGCGGCGCAAATTTCTACCCGCCTGAGTGGCAAGTTTGGCGAACTGGCGCTGGTCAAGGCTGGGCTGACCATTGCGGCGCTCGGCTCGATTTCACTGGTTATCGCCGCCAGCCTGCACGCGCCGCTAGTGACGCTGCTGGTGCCGCTATTCTTCTCGGTGATCACCATCGGGATTGTCGGCCCGAACGCCTCATCGCTGGCGATGCAAACTCAGGGGAAAAACGCCGGTAGCGCGTCAGCGCTGATTGGGGTGTGTATGTTCGCGCTGGGTTCAATTAGCGTGCCGATCAGTGGCCTGGGTGGCACCTCGGCGCTGTCGATGGGCTTCACTATTATGGGCTGCTTCGCCATTGCCATCCTGCTGTTTACCACGCTGGTGCGTAAACCACGGACGGCGTAA
- a CDS encoding TetR/AcrR family transcriptional regulator, translating to MLPPQDTKEKRICARRDQIIAAARICFRKHGFHGAGMAEIAKLSQLSVGQIYRYFANKEAIIEEIVRRMVAKKIALITGNAHNLLQMAENLANRRIGEFHLTEPRAGEQETPDEQTEIDHALMLEVAAEATRNPLVEKIWRDSECDLFNQAKATMCKAYPHWSDEELNNRVEVVAVICEGTAFRHLTTQHANAQALEKLYNQLFGQLFNPPSPGQS from the coding sequence ATGTTGCCTCCACAGGACACCAAGGAAAAACGCATCTGCGCCCGACGCGATCAGATCATTGCCGCCGCGCGGATCTGCTTTCGTAAGCACGGTTTTCACGGCGCGGGAATGGCCGAGATCGCCAAATTATCGCAGCTTAGCGTGGGGCAGATTTATCGCTATTTCGCCAATAAAGAGGCCATTATCGAAGAGATAGTGCGCCGCATGGTGGCGAAGAAGATTGCGCTGATCACCGGCAATGCCCACAACCTGCTGCAAATGGCGGAGAATCTCGCCAATCGCCGCATCGGCGAGTTCCACCTCACCGAGCCGCGCGCGGGCGAGCAAGAAACCCCGGACGAGCAGACGGAAATCGACCACGCACTGATGCTGGAAGTGGCCGCCGAAGCGACGCGCAATCCGCTGGTGGAGAAGATCTGGCGCGACTCCGAGTGCGATTTGTTCAATCAGGCCAAAGCCACCATGTGCAAAGCCTACCCGCACTGGAGCGACGAAGAGCTAAATAACCGCGTCGAAGTGGTGGCGGTTATCTGCGAAGGCACCGCCTTCCGCCATCTCACCACCCAACATGCCAACGCTCAGGCGCTAGAAAAGCTCTACAACCAATTGTTTGGTCAACTGTTTAACCCGCCATCGCCGGGCCAATCCTAA
- the crcB gene encoding fluoride efflux transporter CrcB, protein MFTTFLAVLIAGGVGSAARWYLGLKMNSISPTIPLGTLAVNLIGAFVIGFAIAIFGRMSNVDPVLKAVITTGFCGGFTTFSTFSLEVVYMLQAGRFGDAVLNISLNLFGSLALTLLGFMVVSWYNAH, encoded by the coding sequence ATGTTTACTACTTTTCTTGCAGTCCTCATTGCAGGCGGTGTCGGCAGCGCAGCGCGCTGGTATCTCGGTTTGAAGATGAACAGCATTTCGCCGACCATTCCTCTTGGCACGCTGGCCGTTAACCTGATTGGTGCCTTTGTCATTGGCTTCGCCATCGCGATTTTTGGCCGCATGAGCAATGTCGACCCAGTACTCAAAGCCGTGATCACCACCGGCTTTTGCGGCGGCTTCACCACTTTCTCCACCTTCTCTCTGGAAGTGGTTTACATGCTGCAAGCCGGGCGTTTCGGTGATGCAGTGCTGAACATCTCCCTGAACCTGTTTGGCTCCCTCGCCCTTACCCTGCTGGGCTTTATGGTGGTCAGCTGGTACAACGCGCACTGA
- a CDS encoding GNAT family N-acetyltransferase, with protein sequence MLIRDALAADAPIITQLLADLDYPNDPQDVAARIVNMASNPDSRLLLAEEQGAVVGFISLHFIPQIALAGEFCRISYLCVSGESRGGGIGQKLVDEAERLSIERGCDRMEVHSHSRRVRAHQFYARAEYEESPKYLIKKF encoded by the coding sequence ATGTTAATACGCGACGCGCTTGCCGCCGATGCTCCTATTATCACCCAGCTATTGGCCGATCTGGATTACCCCAATGATCCACAGGACGTGGCGGCGAGAATCGTCAACATGGCGAGCAACCCGGACAGCCGCCTGCTGCTAGCGGAAGAGCAGGGCGCAGTGGTCGGCTTTATCTCATTGCACTTTATCCCGCAAATTGCGCTGGCCGGGGAGTTTTGCCGCATCAGCTATCTGTGCGTCAGTGGTGAAAGCCGCGGTGGCGGTATCGGGCAGAAGCTGGTGGACGAGGCCGAACGCCTGTCCATCGAGCGCGGCTGTGATCGGATGGAAGTACATAGCCACAGCCGCCGCGTGCGGGCACATCAGTTTTATGCCCGCGCCGAATATGAAGAATCGCCGAAGTATTTAATCAAAAAGTTTTAA
- a CDS encoding PLP-dependent aminotransferase family protein, giving the protein MADNPLVKALDAEWFAGHLQDRSMRGIALETAAMIRSGVIEIGTHLPAVRELAQSLGVSPATVSAAWGQLRRQKVIAGRGRNGVWVCGDTLSPRPARFEKIGNFGEHISADLTLSAPDPQLLPDLRDALLSGMAAENLNSYHREAISPALLAAVQSDWPYAAEAFMATDGGFDAMNLTLQTLLMQGSVVAIEDPTASRLLDMLDNLNAQVLPVKCDEFGPIPESLQAALAKNPSAFIYQPSTHSHCGHVMNAERFAELAALLAESNALIVEDDGIGQLSHTAPLSMGSVLPKRTVHVRSYSKAYGPDLRLAVLSGSRELIKQVISFRNFGAGWSSRILQQALAYLIKDEKTQQGIAYAKAVYAQRRRAMSDALQLRGVHIPHRDGLAMWIPVPSEQFALVTLAARGIAVLPGERSRIGPGQFIRISTSQLKAEQVDVIADAIVLALG; this is encoded by the coding sequence ATGGCTGATAATCCGTTGGTAAAAGCGCTGGATGCAGAGTGGTTCGCAGGGCATTTGCAGGACAGGTCGATGCGCGGCATTGCGCTGGAGACGGCGGCGATGATTCGTTCCGGCGTGATTGAAATCGGCACCCATTTGCCCGCAGTCCGTGAACTGGCGCAGTCATTAGGCGTCAGCCCGGCGACGGTTTCCGCCGCATGGGGCCAGCTGCGTCGGCAGAAAGTGATTGCCGGGCGCGGACGCAACGGCGTCTGGGTCTGTGGTGATACTCTCTCCCCTCGCCCGGCGCGTTTTGAAAAAATCGGCAACTTTGGCGAGCACATCAGCGCCGACCTGACGCTGTCAGCGCCAGACCCGCAATTACTGCCCGACCTGCGCGACGCCCTGCTGTCGGGCATGGCGGCGGAAAATCTCAATAGTTATCACCGCGAAGCCATCTCCCCGGCCCTGCTGGCGGCGGTTCAATCCGACTGGCCTTATGCCGCCGAAGCTTTTATGGCGACCGACGGCGGCTTTGACGCCATGAACCTGACGCTGCAAACCCTGCTGATGCAAGGCTCGGTGGTGGCCATTGAAGACCCGACCGCCAGCCGCCTGCTGGATATGCTCGATAACCTTAATGCGCAGGTTCTGCCGGTAAAATGCGATGAGTTCGGGCCGATCCCCGAGTCGCTTCAGGCGGCGCTCGCCAAAAATCCGTCAGCCTTTATCTATCAGCCAAGCACCCATTCGCACTGCGGCCACGTGATGAACGCCGAGCGTTTCGCCGAACTGGCGGCGCTATTGGCCGAGAGCAATGCGCTGATTGTTGAAGATGATGGCATCGGCCAGCTCTCCCACACCGCGCCTCTGAGCATGGGCAGCGTGCTACCCAAACGCACGGTGCACGTGCGCTCTTACTCCAAAGCCTACGGGCCGGATCTGCGCCTGGCGGTGCTCTCCGGCTCGCGGGAGCTGATCAAACAAGTGATTTCATTCCGTAATTTCGGCGCAGGCTGGTCAAGCCGCATTTTGCAGCAGGCTCTGGCCTATCTGATTAAGGATGAGAAAACCCAGCAGGGGATTGCCTACGCCAAAGCGGTTTACGCCCAGCGGCGAAGAGCGATGTCCGACGCGCTGCAACTGCGCGGCGTGCATATTCCACACCGCGACGGGCTGGCGATGTGGATCCCCGTCCCTTCAGAGCAGTTTGCTTTAGTAACGCTGGCAGCGCGGGGAATTGCGGTACTGCCCGGCGAGCGCAGCCGCATCGGGCCGGGGCAGTTTATCCGCATCAGCACCTCTCAGCTAAAAGCGGAGCAGGTGGATGTCATTGCCGACGCCATTGTGCTGGCGCTGGGTTAA
- a CDS encoding nitrate ABC transporter substrate-binding protein: MALTIRLAVRDWDYFTPLALGDIKPEGFNLEIDRVGTLVDDLATSADYQAGEVSFSRYAQGRARGEQDLLGIPHFLMRGFRQRCIITRQDSPLTELSQLKGKRIGLTGWQDSGNTWTRTVLALEGVQIEDARWYVGRLTEQHPIVDRLAGFGQPGRIEAVPEERPMMELLQEGWLDAVFTPFMPEGFFKPDSGFRQFQPDFRQAELDYFNRVGYVPGIHLLAIKPALAAEHPWLPQALSDIIERSYQVWMEKRAKYADTTPWLLDDLRRTVVDLPADWNANGYAANEQMINDFGAELHRQNLTAQRLTAADLFPHFAG, encoded by the coding sequence GTGGCGTTGACCATCAGACTGGCTGTTCGTGACTGGGATTATTTTACGCCGCTGGCTTTGGGCGATATCAAACCAGAAGGTTTTAACCTAGAAATTGACCGCGTGGGCACGCTGGTGGATGACTTAGCCACCAGCGCCGACTACCAGGCCGGAGAAGTCTCCTTTAGCCGTTACGCCCAAGGGCGCGCGCGCGGCGAGCAGGATCTGCTGGGCATTCCACACTTCCTGATGCGCGGATTCCGCCAGCGCTGCATTATTACGCGTCAGGACAGCCCGCTGACTGAACTCTCCCAGTTAAAGGGTAAGCGCATCGGCCTGACGGGTTGGCAAGATTCCGGGAATACTTGGACGCGCACGGTTTTGGCGCTGGAAGGGGTGCAGATTGAAGATGCGCGCTGGTACGTGGGCCGCCTGACCGAGCAGCACCCGATTGTTGACCGTCTGGCGGGCTTTGGTCAGCCGGGGCGGATTGAAGCTGTCCCCGAAGAGCGCCCGATGATGGAGTTGCTGCAAGAGGGCTGGCTCGACGCGGTGTTTACGCCATTTATGCCTGAAGGCTTCTTCAAACCGGATTCCGGCTTCCGCCAGTTCCAGCCTGACTTTCGTCAGGCCGAGTTGGATTATTTTAATCGAGTGGGTTACGTGCCGGGCATTCACCTGCTGGCGATTAAACCGGCGCTGGCCGCCGAACACCCTTGGCTGCCGCAGGCGCTGAGCGACATTATTGAGCGTTCTTACCAAGTGTGGATGGAGAAGCGCGCCAAATATGCCGATACCACACCGTGGCTGCTGGATGACCTGCGCCGCACTGTGGTGGACTTGCCCGCTGACTGGAACGCCAACGGTTACGCCGCCAATGAGCAGATGATTAATGATTTTGGCGCAGAGCTGCATCGGCAGAATTTGACCGCGCAGCGCCTGACCGCCGCCGATCTTTTCCCGCATTTTGCCGGTTAA
- a CDS encoding deaminated glutathione amidase, with amino-acid sequence MKVALGQFAVAKEWQANVETCLSLMKKSEQAGVDLLVLPEGILARDITDPDLVLKAAQPLDGPFVSQLLAASVGSQMTTMMSVHTPTPDGRAWNVLISLRDGKIISEYRKLHLYDAFSTQESKNVTPGKDIPPLVDVAGFKVGLMTCYDVRFPELARRLVLDGADALVLPAAWVKGPLKEMHWEVLVTARALENTTYVVAVGECGERNIGNSMVVDPLGVAIARAAEAPALVFAELDKARLAHARKVLPVLDNRRFDVPQLRTDKF; translated from the coding sequence ATGAAAGTTGCATTAGGCCAGTTCGCCGTCGCCAAAGAGTGGCAGGCTAACGTTGAAACCTGTCTGTCACTGATGAAGAAGTCAGAGCAGGCCGGTGTGGATCTGCTGGTGCTGCCAGAGGGCATTCTCGCCCGCGACATCACTGACCCCGATTTAGTGCTGAAAGCCGCGCAGCCGCTGGACGGGCCATTTGTCAGCCAACTGCTGGCCGCCAGCGTCGGTAGCCAAATGACCACCATGATGAGCGTGCACACCCCGACGCCAGATGGCCGGGCGTGGAACGTGCTCATCTCTCTTCGCGACGGCAAGATCATTTCTGAATACCGCAAGCTGCACCTGTATGACGCCTTTTCAACCCAAGAGTCGAAGAACGTCACGCCGGGCAAAGATATTCCGCCATTAGTTGACGTCGCGGGCTTTAAAGTTGGCCTGATGACCTGCTACGACGTGCGTTTCCCTGAGCTGGCCCGCCGTTTGGTACTCGACGGCGCGGACGCGCTGGTTCTGCCCGCCGCGTGGGTAAAAGGGCCACTGAAAGAGATGCATTGGGAAGTGTTGGTCACCGCCCGCGCGCTGGAGAACACCACTTACGTGGTGGCGGTGGGCGAGTGCGGCGAGCGAAATATCGGCAACAGCATGGTGGTTGACCCCCTTGGCGTGGCGATTGCCCGCGCCGCCGAAGCTCCGGCCCTGGTCTTTGCCGAGCTGGATAAAGCCCGTTTAGCGCACGCCCGTAAAGTGCTGCCGGTGCTGGATAACCGCCGTTTTGATGTTCCACAGCTACGTACTGACAAGTTCTAA
- a CDS encoding ABC transporter substrate-binding protein encodes MMARKLRPATALTAALLSILSTTAFAAESVAIPAQTVDAALHAKLPADIQKSGVMTSVNNGSFPPYEIVTGNNTLDGASSDLADALAGVLGVKIEHASVSGMSGILSGMAAGRYQLAMGPIGDYPDRQAKNDFIDFVKEYVVFAVHKGNPQNINSLDDTCGKRIAVMAGGSAEQVIRKQSDVCVKAGKPAVTIQSFSDQPTSILAVRSNRSDAFFSSQAPLTYFVDKASGQLELAGKGKSNGFGDIYQGTLVPKDSAIRDVILAGYQKLFDNGTYAIIMKKWGLEDNMVAAPGINLAKAQP; translated from the coding sequence ATGATGGCAAGAAAATTACGTCCGGCTACCGCACTGACGGCTGCATTACTTTCAATACTTTCGACCACCGCGTTTGCTGCTGAAAGCGTCGCTATCCCTGCGCAAACGGTAGATGCCGCGCTGCATGCCAAATTGCCAGCGGACATCCAAAAATCCGGGGTGATGACGTCGGTCAACAACGGCTCCTTCCCTCCTTATGAAATTGTGACTGGCAATAATACCCTCGACGGCGCGAGTTCAGACTTGGCTGACGCGCTGGCTGGCGTGCTAGGGGTGAAAATCGAACACGCCTCGGTCAGCGGCATGTCTGGCATTCTAAGCGGCATGGCCGCCGGGCGCTACCAGTTGGCGATGGGGCCGATTGGTGATTACCCGGACCGTCAGGCCAAAAATGATTTCATCGATTTCGTCAAAGAGTACGTGGTGTTTGCGGTGCATAAAGGCAACCCGCAGAATATTAATTCGCTGGACGACACCTGCGGCAAACGCATTGCCGTGATGGCGGGCGGCTCGGCGGAGCAGGTGATCCGCAAGCAGTCCGACGTCTGCGTGAAAGCCGGTAAACCGGCGGTGACTATCCAGTCGTTTAGCGACCAGCCAACCTCGATTCTGGCCGTGCGCTCTAACCGTTCTGACGCCTTCTTCTCCTCGCAGGCGCCGTTGACCTATTTCGTCGACAAAGCCAGTGGCCAGTTGGAATTGGCGGGCAAAGGCAAATCTAACGGCTTTGGCGACATCTATCAGGGCACCTTAGTGCCAAAAGATTCGGCCATTCGTGACGTGATTTTGGCGGGCTACCAGAAGCTGTTCGACAACGGCACTTACGCCATCATCATGAAAAAATGGGGTCTGGAAGACAACATGGTTGCAGCGCCAGGGATCAACTTGGCTAAGGCGCAACCTTAA
- a CDS encoding amino acid ABC transporter permease, with translation MTENTFRVKPPDSHEADNPRRNVELAHAPRNYGRWISWIIVTLIAIDVVWNVARNPNFEWHVVGQWFTEGTVVKGLGVTLGLTVVSMLLGVFLGLMLAIARLSQSQLLRRLSGLYIWFFRGTPLLVQLLFWYNMSTLFPRVVLGIPFGPEYMSWNTNDLITPLTAAIAGLALNEAAYMAEIIRAGLLSVDNGQGETAQAFGMSRGRALRRIIIPQAMRSIIPPTGNQLISMIKATSLVSVIAMGDLLYSVQTIYNRTFEVVPMLMVAVIWYLLITSILNVGQSAIERYYARGTSRSGSATKRRQVSGEEKTIPIVNAPSQTHEEER, from the coding sequence ATGACGGAAAATACCTTTCGAGTTAAACCGCCGGATAGCCATGAAGCCGACAACCCGCGCCGCAACGTGGAGCTTGCTCATGCGCCGCGCAACTATGGCCGCTGGATCTCATGGATTATTGTCACGCTGATCGCCATTGACGTGGTGTGGAACGTGGCGCGCAATCCTAATTTCGAATGGCACGTGGTGGGTCAGTGGTTTACTGAAGGTACGGTGGTGAAGGGGCTGGGCGTGACGCTTGGCCTTACCGTGGTTTCAATGCTGCTTGGCGTGTTTCTGGGCCTGATGTTGGCGATTGCTCGCCTGTCGCAAAGCCAGTTGCTGCGCCGCCTCTCCGGGCTGTATATCTGGTTTTTCCGTGGTACGCCGCTGCTGGTGCAACTGCTGTTCTGGTACAACATGTCGACGCTGTTCCCACGGGTGGTGCTCGGTATTCCCTTTGGCCCGGAGTACATGAGTTGGAACACCAATGACCTGATCACCCCGCTGACGGCGGCGATTGCCGGTTTGGCGCTAAACGAAGCGGCCTATATGGCGGAAATTATTCGTGCTGGGCTGCTGTCGGTGGACAACGGGCAGGGGGAAACGGCACAGGCTTTTGGCATGAGCCGTGGCCGCGCCCTGCGCCGCATTATTATCCCGCAGGCGATGCGCTCGATTATCCCTCCCACCGGCAACCAGCTGATTAGCATGATTAAAGCTACCTCGCTGGTCAGCGTTATTGCCATGGGCGATCTGCTGTACTCGGTTCAAACCATTTATAATCGCACCTTTGAAGTGGTGCCGATGCTGATGGTGGCGGTGATTTGGTACTTGCTGATCACCTCGATACTCAACGTCGGTCAGTCGGCCATTGAGCGCTATTACGCCCGCGGTACCAGCCGCTCCGGCTCGGCCACCAAGCGGCGTCAGGTGTCTGGCGAAGAGAAAACCATTCCTATCGTCAATGCACCAAGCCAGACCCACGAGGAGGAGCGATGA
- a CDS encoding amino acid ABC transporter ATP-binding protein produces MSQPTLESQSPLVVARNVHKSYGDNEVLKGIDLEVKPSEVVVILGPSGSGKSTFLRCINHLEDIDRGAIMVGGEQIGYELRGDKLHKLPEKAIARQRRDIGMVFQQFNLYPHMTVLQNIVEAPIGVHKESRQDAEKYARELLQKVGLSDKADAYPRHLSGGQQQRVAIARALAVKPKLMLFDEPTSALDPELVGEVLSTMRDLAQQGLTMIVVTHEIGFAKEAADRVVFMDRGYVVEQGSAQEVLVNPQHPRTQAFLSRFI; encoded by the coding sequence ATGAGTCAGCCCACTTTAGAGAGCCAATCGCCGCTGGTTGTGGCGCGCAACGTGCATAAAAGCTATGGCGATAATGAAGTGCTGAAAGGCATTGATCTGGAAGTGAAACCGAGCGAAGTGGTGGTGATCCTTGGCCCGTCAGGCTCGGGGAAATCCACTTTCCTGCGTTGTATCAACCATTTGGAAGATATCGATCGCGGCGCGATTATGGTCGGCGGCGAGCAGATTGGCTATGAGCTGCGTGGCGACAAGCTGCACAAGTTGCCGGAAAAGGCCATTGCGCGCCAGCGTCGTGATATCGGCATGGTGTTCCAGCAGTTCAACCTCTATCCGCACATGACGGTGTTGCAGAATATCGTTGAAGCGCCCATCGGCGTGCATAAGGAGAGCCGACAGGACGCCGAGAAGTACGCCCGCGAGCTGCTGCAAAAGGTGGGGCTGAGTGACAAAGCCGATGCCTACCCGCGCCATCTCTCCGGCGGCCAGCAGCAGCGGGTGGCGATTGCTCGCGCTTTGGCGGTGAAACCCAAGCTGATGCTGTTCGACGAGCCGACCTCGGCGCTGGACCCGGAGCTGGTGGGCGAAGTGCTTTCCACCATGCGCGATCTTGCCCAGCAGGGGTTAACCATGATTGTGGTGACGCACGAAATTGGCTTTGCTAAAGAGGCGGCGGATCGGGTGGTGTTTATGGATCGCGGCTACGTGGTGGAGCAGGGGTCTGCGCAGGAGGTGCTGGTCAATCCTCAGCATCCGCGCACTCAGGCGTTTCTCAGCCGATTTATTTAG
- the tatA gene encoding Sec-independent protein translocase subunit TatA, producing the protein MEGLSITKLLVVGVLIVLLFGTSKLRSLGGDLGAALRGFKKAMNDDPAPAAKTDAQPAERVEHKD; encoded by the coding sequence ATGGAAGGTTTAAGCATTACTAAATTGTTAGTTGTGGGTGTTCTGATCGTTCTGCTGTTCGGTACCAGCAAACTGCGCTCTTTGGGCGGAGATCTGGGCGCTGCGCTGCGTGGCTTCAAGAAAGCCATGAATGATGATCCAGCTCCTGCTGCCAAAACTGACGCACAGCCTGCTGAGCGCGTAGAACACAAAGACTGA
- the lipA gene encoding lipoyl synthase, with amino-acid sequence MSKPIQMERGVKYRDADKMALIPVKTVATDRQEMLRKPAWMKIKLPADSSRIQGIKAALRKNGLHSVCEEAACPNLSECFNHGTATFMILGAICTRRCPFCDVAHGRPTAPDTNEPQKLAQTIADMGLRYVVITSVDRDDLRDGGAQHFADCIAAIREKNPTIKIETLVPDFRGRMDRALDILNATPPDVFNHNLENVPRVYRQVRPGANYEWSLTLLQRFKEAHPDIPTKSGLMVGLGETNEEIIEVMRDLRRHGVTMLTLGQYLQPSRHHLPVQRYVSPEEFDYMKEEALKMGFTHAACGPFVRSSYHADLQAKGIEVK; translated from the coding sequence ATGAGTAAACCGATTCAGATGGAACGCGGCGTTAAATACCGCGATGCAGATAAGATGGCGTTAATCCCGGTGAAAACCGTGGCCACTGACCGGCAGGAAATGTTACGTAAGCCGGCTTGGATGAAAATCAAATTGCCGGCTGATTCGAGCCGCATTCAGGGCATCAAAGCCGCCTTGCGTAAAAACGGATTACACTCCGTTTGTGAAGAGGCCGCTTGTCCTAACCTCTCCGAATGCTTCAACCACGGTACGGCTACCTTTATGATCCTCGGCGCGATTTGTACCCGCCGTTGCCCATTCTGTGATGTTGCCCACGGCCGCCCAACCGCGCCAGATACCAATGAGCCGCAGAAGCTGGCACAGACTATCGCCGATATGGGCCTGCGCTACGTGGTTATCACCTCGGTTGACCGCGATGACCTGCGCGATGGCGGTGCTCAGCACTTTGCCGACTGTATCGCCGCTATTCGCGAGAAGAATCCAACCATTAAGATTGAAACACTGGTGCCGGACTTCCGTGGCCGTATGGATCGCGCGTTGGATATCCTCAACGCCACGCCACCAGACGTGTTCAACCACAACCTGGAAAACGTGCCGCGCGTTTACCGTCAAGTGCGCCCTGGTGCTAACTACGAGTGGTCACTGACCCTGCTGCAACGCTTCAAAGAAGCTCATCCTGATATCCCAACCAAGTCTGGTTTGATGGTCGGTCTGGGCGAAACCAATGAAGAGATCATAGAAGTGATGCGCGACCTGCGTCGTCACGGCGTGACTATGTTGACCCTCGGCCAGTACTTGCAGCCAAGCCGTCACCACTTGCCGGTACAGCGTTATGTCAGCCCGGAAGAGTTCGATTACATGAAAGAAGAAGCGCTGAAAATGGGCTTCACCCACGCGGCTTGTGGTCCTTTCGTGCGTTCTTCTTACCATGCTGATCTGCAGGCCAAAGGCATCGAAGTAAAATAA
- the lipB gene encoding lipoyl(octanoyl) transferase LipB produces MAIAAVQQDKLQQRIVLRQLGLQPYEPVSRAMHLFTDNRTPETQDEIWLVEHHKVFTQGQAGKAEHVLLPGDIPVIQSDRGGQVTYHGPGQQVMYVMVDLKRKKLGVRQLVTAIEQTVVDTLAHFSIDAYPRADAPGVYVDRKKICSLGLRIRKGCSLHGLSLNINMDLEPFLRINPCGYAGLEMTQVSREKPGLTVDDVMPVLVKSFNNLLNYQQVDYLPWQAEDY; encoded by the coding sequence ATGGCGATAGCTGCTGTGCAACAAGATAAACTGCAACAACGCATTGTGTTACGTCAGCTGGGTCTACAGCCTTACGAACCAGTGTCCCGCGCGATGCATCTGTTCACTGACAACCGTACCCCTGAAACCCAAGATGAAATTTGGCTGGTCGAGCACCACAAGGTCTTCACTCAGGGTCAGGCGGGTAAGGCAGAGCACGTGCTGCTGCCGGGCGATATTCCCGTCATTCAGAGCGATCGCGGCGGGCAGGTCACCTATCACGGCCCCGGCCAACAAGTGATGTACGTGATGGTGGATTTGAAGCGCAAAAAGTTGGGCGTACGCCAGCTGGTGACCGCCATTGAGCAAACCGTGGTGGATACCCTCGCCCACTTCTCAATTGATGCTTACCCGCGTGCCGATGCCCCCGGCGTCTATGTGGATCGCAAAAAAATCTGTTCGCTGGGTCTGCGTATCCGCAAAGGCTGCTCGCTGCACGGCCTGTCGCTGAATATTAATATGGATCTCGAGCCTTTCCTGCGCATCAATCCCTGTGGCTATGCCGGGTTGGAAATGACGCAGGTCAGTCGTGAAAAACCGGGGCTGACGGTCGATGACGTCATGCCGGTGCTGGTGAAATCTTTCAATAACTTACTGAATTACCAGCAAGTGGATTATCTGCCATGGCAGGCCGAAGACTATTAA